In the Brachionichthys hirsutus isolate HB-005 chromosome 1, CSIRO-AGI_Bhir_v1, whole genome shotgun sequence genome, TCGGTTcgtatgcagtgtgaaagctcaccggaccaaacagAGGATcaaatgtacgtagtaacgctatacgcagtgcatctcgggtagaggaagtacagcgcgtactccaaaacaaacatggaagaGGGAGGGATTTCTATGCATCTAAAGTGCATGGTTTCATGCACTTTAGATGATCCacagatgtttttgtttggaTGTATGACACtgtaaaattaataaatgtgttttgttctcttGCTagtttgcaaaaaatatataaaagcttTTCCTGAGAAGTGAGCCAACCAACATCCGAATCATTGACTGTGCTCATTTATTGACTggggttcaaggttcaaggccCGTTGCCCACCTTGCAAACATCAGCATTCATAGACTTGAGTTTTGTATCTTTTCATGTCTTGTGATTTAATTCTTGGCAAAAGTCAAATTCCCTCCAGAGtttaatatttttctttctgtgtattCTGCAAACTAATAAATCACCAAATAATCCAGAATGGCAACCACATTTACAACTTCACAAGTACAGCAATCTACTAGCTTCTTTAGTCTTTACCTGTAACTGGGACAGCAGTTGGTGCATGTTGGTTCTCTGTCCTTTCATGTCTATTGTCAAAAATGGAGGAATTGTTATAAACCTTCTATTAAAGCTGTGCACTGAAATATAGTTCTGAAAACATTTTGGGTGAGAAATAGCCtgtataactttattttttattttatttgatctgagttaaataaataaatcttcaCAAATCTCTTAATACTgttttgaagcaaaaaaaacaaaattgcatcTGTTTCCCCATAAACTTTCTTGTTTTAGAGTGATGCTATGCACCAAAATATAGTTCTGGAGACATTTTAAGCAAGAAATAAACCATAGTAACACAGTCCTATAATTTTATAAACACTGCCTAACTTTACTcttagaaaaaaaatgtgtgtttgtgtacacatTGTGTGTGTACACTAATAACAATGTGTAGACGTgctgtctcttcctctttctttccatcTGCATTGAGTGAGAATGCATGCCTTTGTTTTGGTCCGACACACTTTTTCACTAGTGCGAGCCCATTGGCAGTGCTCGTATATTTGACCTTTAACCACACTGGCCCACTGTTCATCTAGTTCATCGTAACTATTTGAATGCTTTTGAATTACAGTGTATGTCAGCATGCTGGAGCAATATTTTTTGACCAATACCCTGtaatcttttcatttttcaaaaatctGAATTTTTGCTGTTCAGCTCTTATTGCTTATTTGCTGTCTCATTTTTATATTCCAGGAAATTCCCTCTGAATCAGGGAGTGTCTGCATATAAAATGGTCTGCAGGTCTCTGCTTCATAGGTCAGAagcttgtttattttgtctctgtGGCTACGTTCAGTCCCAACAaaattaactttaaaaaaagacaaatgaaaatgaaagcttATAATTGGCATGCATCGTATTGTAGGCCGTTTTATCACTGACTTTTTGTAAGTTCATCATCAGCCGAACACTAGTAATAATAACGATCAATTCATTTagttatttgacattttgtttccaaTTGATTTAATcagcatatttacatttttagtaGTGTTATTGCTCACCTCTCACCTTTTGCGCTTAAAGTACTGCGCATTGACAAACATTATCATTAGACATGTATAAGTACTGCAGACACGCACTAATAAAATGCATTGGGAAGAGGAACATTGTAAATGCATTGTGGGCATGACTCCTaaatttcaaaaaaaaagaaaaaaaaaaagcaaataattttgcTGCTTAAATGGGACTGCTAGCCAACCCTGATAGGGACGTCTTTATTAACCATTGCATTATTTGTACTGTAGATCCCATGTGCTCTTCAACCAGTGACCAGAACCATGTTCAGAGCGGCACTGCTGAGTCAGAGGATGCCAGGAGTAGCAGAGCAGTACCAGAGGTTGCCGGGGCAGGTAGCCGGAGCGGTAACAACGGTGGTGGTGGTAACAGTGAGCTCGGAGAAGCAAGATGTGCCACATCTCAAGAGGCGCAACCTCATCACCACATGGCCCCATCTAAGCGCCATACTGTGCTGAGCATCTCTCCACCACCACAAGACCTGCTCGATGACAGTCACATGTCCTGCCAGGATGAGGCTTCCCTGGACTCGGAGCAGAGTAGCAATATCTGGATGGACGAGTCCCTCTCCAACTTCAGTGCAATGAGCTCCATCACTTACAATGACAACACAGAGGTGCCACGCAAGTCCCGCAAACGTACCCCTCGCCAAAGGCCCGGCCCCAagtctgtgtctgcaggagagGACAGCCTGGACATGTTTGATGCAGATAGTGCCAAAGGTCCACATTTTGTCCTGTCACAGCTAAGCACGGATAATAAAACTGGACCAAAAGGAAGGTTGGtgttactgttagatgtagagCTACTTCTCATGGCATTGCAACAGGAAGCAATGATCATGGGTGGATAGTTTAAGAGTTCAAATAGAAATAAGTACCATTGTAAAATGTCATGCCATTGTAGACTCCATCACAGAACAGCGTTCAATAAATTGAATCAGCAACTATTTACACGATcacttgttgtttttaaacaaagTGCCAATTGTTCTCTTGTTCCACCATCACATTTATGAGGATTTGTGGTAGAAAGTTCATAGAATGTCTTCTGGACTGTTGTGACAAATTCAGGGTGTCACAGTAAGCTctataaatcccccccccccccccccccctgttttttttttttagtgaaatttttttttatgcacagAAAGCTGCCCTTTGTAGAATCTACTGGACATTTCTGTCTTCTTTGCTGTATGGAAGCATTCACATTCAAGTGTGTCCAACATTATTTTTCATCCGTCAGTGATCAAACAGGACGTTTTTGAACTGTTGTACAACTTGGAACACTGTAGTGACTATTCTGTTTTCTCTCAGTTGCATATGTACGCAATATTTATTGAGCCCATGCAGGACAGTAATATTTGGAAATCATCAACAGACCACTCTAGCTCTGAATGTCCCACCACACATTGATTGAAGTAGAGCGGCCAGATCAGAGGGAAGGGAGGGGCAGGATACCCACGCACAAACAATGGTCAGCCACAGTGAATCACTGTGCTGCTCTCAAACGCCTTGGATAAGCAGAGCaagttaaataaacaaataactGAGTGTTACATTGCAAAAATGAGAAGAGGGTCATGATCTGGGGAACCAAGTTCGGgacattctttctttcttataaAGACTACGAGTGTGATGTGAACCATGCAACGCTAGAATTCGAGGTGATATTTGTGGTCCTTGTTGCAGTTCTGATGGTCCCCAGTCAACAAATCAGAAAGGCGGACCTCTTCTGATGCAATACCCCCAGAGGAGTGAGGGGAAAGATCTGAAGATACTCGTCCAGCCAGAGAATCAGCACCGAGCCCGCTATCTGACCGAAGGCAGCAGAGGCTCAGTGAAGGACCGCAGCCAGCATGGCTTCCCTACTGTGAAGGTAACTCCCAAACCACTGTCAAAGCATCTGTAAACACCCTCTTCTGTCATCGGGTGCCAAAAGATTTGATAATTGCAAAGATGAGTGTTATATAACGGAGTTAAACGTCCTTGGACTTCACATCTCAGGGATAATAATACAGCCCTGTGTCCAAAAATTGTGACTGAGTAAAATGTAAATGGAAACAGAACGCTCTCATTACACAGTTTTCATGGTCACAGTTTTTCCACATCATCCTCAATGTCTCCTAATTTGGTAGTTtcattttaactcattgagtgccagccattttcaacttaGCTTTATGCTGAGTGGCCCAGTTTCCACTCATTTtgcccacagaatattctttactatgactatgcataTAACGAACCTaccaaataaaacattaaagtctcctctttcaccaggaaaataaaagtgtgttcctaccatcttttgttctggagttattggctgttgaagagaggcagatttcaaagtTAGGGTTGGCAAAAAAaatctttagacgtgaatggcattgaatgagttaatagcACTCATGAtcgttgtctttttttgtgcagCTTGAGGGAGTGACGGAGCCAGTAGTTTTACAGGTATTTGTTGGAAATGATGCTGGCCGGGTGAAGCCTCACGGATTCTACCAAGCCTGCAGAGTGACTGGCCGTAACACCACGGCCTGCAAAGAGGTGGACATCGATGGCACAACTGTCATTGAGGTGTCCTTGGACCCAAGCACCAACATGACACTAGCGTATGTTATTTTATTGAGATTTAAATTGTATTGGGTTTTATTTTGGAAGGCAAAATGTTACTTCGATAAAGGATTGAGCCACGTGTAGCCCTTTTTTCGATTGTATTGTTTTTACGTTCTACTTTAACAAACATGTAAAGTTTGTCATAGGAACTgtcatccgtctgtctgtgcaGGGTGGATTGTGTCGGAATACTGAAGCTCCGTAATGCCGACGTCGAGGCTCGTATTGGTGTGGCCGGGTCGAAGAGGAGGAGCACGCGAGCGCGGCTGGTGTTTCGGGTCAACGTTCCCCGTCCAGATGGTTCAGCGCTCACGCTACAGACTCCCTCATCTCCAATTCTGTGCAGTAAGTCAGTCTCCTTGTGCTTTTCTATCCGGAAATGCTCTTCCATTATTTAGTGTACTAACAAACTGTATACGAGCTTTAGATTGTtgatcatttcaaataaatatattttcaacatGATCAAATCATATCTGCTTTATTATTTCACTATTTAAACAAGTTGTAAAAGATAAACGCAAAGCATTAACCTGCTACatagttttaaaaaaattataattatctaaatgtatgtatatatatatatatatatatatgtggcTCTTCTGAGGCCAGGAGACTGTTGTCTTTAGATATCAACATATAAAGAACTCTCCTCAtaatgagggttttttttctgccaGAAACGAGACAGACAGTCGAGGCTATAAGAACGCTGTTGGAAAAAATGAATGTGGGCGAGAgaacaaaagaatgaaacaaaaaggGCGTGTGAATTCCTGTTGTTTACACAGCCAGAATGTAATCCcaaataaaggtgtgtgtgtatgtggcacGTTCACTGACTTTCTCTATGAACCCTCATATACTGCAGGTGCTGAATGTAGTATGTCTTTTAAAAATATTGTAGCACGTGCCTtatttttcaggaaatattttcagtgttgcagtattatttatttgcagctCATTTAGCCATTAAATTTTTTCCAACAGTGACACTGACATAAGAATTCGAAAGTTGTTTTTATAAGTTTCAAGACCCATGTTCATGCATGTTAAGCATAGTtgctggcattttttttttctttgaaaaataaatacacggCACATGCTATCAAAATTCAAAGTCTTTGTCCACTGGTgcattgtttttcttatttatttatttttaattatgtgaATATATCAGCTTGTTTTTATATGTCAAATTAGAATTACATTCTGAACTCTTTTTCTGTGTACTGTCTTTACAGCTCAGCCTGCAGGGCTGCCTGAAATCCTGAAGAAGTCACTACACAGCTGTTCCGTTCGAGGGGGAGAAGAACTTTTCATCATTGGCAAAAACTTCCTGAAGGACACCAAAGTCTTATTCCAAGAGAATATTACAGGTATGGTCTTATCTTGGATGCATTAGTTTCATGGCTTTTTAAGTTTTTTCGAAAACAAACATGCTCGATCTTTCATCTATTCCAGATGAGAAATCATGGAAGGCAGAAGCTGGGATTGATATGGAGCTGTTTCACCAGGTAAAATgattgtttctctgtttttgaCACAATTTCTGCTGGACTGGGTAGCCAGAAGGAGGCATTTCAGATTTCTATGGGACTTTAGATATAATCACCTTAAGTTCCAACTGGTCAAAAGGTTTGAGTAGGGTCATTGTTTTCTGGCCTAATTACAATCTGTCTGAGAGGATATACTCAGCGGCTCTCAACAGTCCAGATTAAACCATTGCGCTTGTACACAAAATGGTTCGGTGTAGATTAATTGGTCAATGTGCAGCTAATGAAAGAGGTCCTTGTGTGTAATTCTTGGATTAACTTGTAATTTTCTTGTAATCGAAAAGCCAGACATGTCTATGTGCAGTTTTTCCAGAGAGGCACCTACTCTGTGTGTCTGGAAGACCTAAAGGACAAGgtggaaaatgcattttccaaAAACCTAAAAgtccattacattttttttcagtGACGCCTGCTCCGTGTATACAAAATGTAAAGATAAGTGTATTTAAATCTGACTGCAGTATTGATTCTGTTTTGCTGGTCAACTTAGAATCACTTGATCGTGAAGGTTCCCCAATACCAGAACCAAGCCATCGCTTCTTCAGTGAGTGTGGGGATCTACGTGGTGACGAATGCGGGGAGGTCACATGACATCCAGGCTTTTACGTACACTCCAGATAAAGGTTTGTTCTGCTTAATGTACTAAAGTGCcttttcatttgaataaagACCATGCAGTTTGATTTCTACATACTAGATCTACTTGCTTTTAGGTTTCTTAACCGGCACCACAACTAGCTTTTTAGCCAAAGAATTTTTTGCTCACATTTTGCCATTATCATTTCAACCACTGTGTCAGGGCTTTGCTGTGTTGTTATTAGAATGTTCTGCAATAGGAAGGCTCTTGATGAAAATCCTTGAAAAATGTGGCAATCACAAAAGTGGCATAATGGAATTAACTCTCCACTTTTGAACAAATTCCAAAGACTTGttcataaaaaaatctgttgacattttctttcacagCCATAAATGATGTTTCTGTGAAGGAGGAAATGCCATCTCCTGTCAAGACTTGTCCATTTGATGAGCAGATTAAaggttcttttttatttgttaattaaTCTACAAGACATGATTGTAGTGTCTCGTGTGATATACTATTAATTTAAAAGAATGACACTTTATGTTCTCTTATATGATTTTCTCCTgtggttctagatggttctttGATACCTCCTATGGCGCCTTTAGTGAAGAGAGAAGACATCACTCCTATGGAGGTAACCAGCAACCTCCATTCCTCTGGTGTTTTTAAGGTGATTTACCAACCTTGTATCTCAATGGGGACCCCCAGTAAATAATTATTACATAGGTATTTAGATCAAATTAACGTGATTTGTGGAATTCATTGTATTCTTTCATTAGCTTTACTTAATGCGCCTCTTAGAGATCTCAAAATATAAGATATGTGTACAATTAATGCCACCAGAATCTAAAACGAGTCCTGATCTTTTATATTACGCTTTCATCAGACTGGTGACCTGTGTCCGTCCCAGCAGAACACAGACATGACGGCAGATCATCTAAATAAAGCCGGTCCATTCTCCAGTAAGCTGCCTCCGCCTGCAGGCGACCGTGACAAAGGCCAGGCTCCTGTTTTTACCAGCACAGAGACACTGAGCACCATCCGGGAGCAGGACATTGCAGTCGCCAACTCATTCTCTGTGCATTCCAATTCTTTGCTTCAACAAGGCTCACAGCGGTTCCTCCTGGAGTCCAGCGAGGGCGTTGGGCAGGAGAGGACCAGTGGAGTCTCAGGAACCGTCGGGAGGCTGTGTAGAGAACCTGCATCTCAACAGCAGCAACTTACGCTGCTGCCCCCAGATGAAGtggcccagctggaggaggcagTGAGACAACTTAAAGCCGAAGGATTCTGCAACGTATCGCTTCAATCTGACAACTCAATGGCCAAAGACCAGCAGCAACTCATCCAGCACCAACAGCATCTCCCAAAACAGCAaattcagcagcagcaccaagTTCTGGAGAATTTTCAGCAGCGGCTGTTTCAGTCACAGATTCAGATGCAGTGTGGCATGTTTCAGGATGCCTCACAGGAGAAGACCGCAGAACAGCAAAGCTCAGCACAGGGAGTCCTGCCAGATCAGGGGACTCTATTCCAACAGgcccaacaacaacagcagcagcaagcgGCTCTCTTCCAGCAGGCTAATGATCTGCTTCCCATTCAGTCCAGCTTCCTGCAGCAGACGCCCTCTCATCCTTCACCACCCATATTCCACAATGCCACCTCTTTAGCTGAAACACAAGATCCGCAGGGGGGCTTGTTCCAGAAGGCCTCTCAGGAGCAGGTCCAAGCTGCTCTTTTCCAGAATACCATGACAGTGCTACAGTCTCAAGACCAACGGTCCTCAACCCCTGAACTTTTCCACCCTCAAACATCCCTGTCCTCACAGCTGGCAACCGGTGgttctcaacaacaacaacaacaacaacaacaactgcaacagcagcagctagccTTCCTCATTCCTCCGCAAAATGCTGCCCCTGAATCACAATCAGTATTTCAGGCTCAGACACAGCTCTCCCCGATCCAACAGGGAAGCCCCATGGAGCAGCAGCAACCCTCTCAGTCTCAGCCAGCCCATCAGGCGTCCTTATTTCAGAATATCTCCCCGCATCCATCTCCAAACACACTCTCTCCAGGCCAGCAGCCGCAACAGGCTGGCCTGTTGTTCTGCAACAGCCCCATGTCCAGTCCAGATCAAGCGTCCAGCCTCATGTTCAGCAGCCAGGGCCAGATGCCGCCACTGACCAGCAGCAGTTTAGTTCCCCAAGAGCCCCAAAACGCCGCCCTTCTCTTTTCCCCAGCCGCCATGGTGACAGTAGACCAGCAGGATCGTTCTGAGCCCATGGCCATAGGGAACCCCACCAATCCACAGCAGCGAGTGATATTTCAGGAGCAACAGCCAATGCAGTTGGATAGAGACACCAGGAGCCATCAAGAGCAGCCCGTGGGCCTCTTTATGACTCAGTCTAACATGGGTGCGCTGCAGGGGGGCCTTGCAGCTCAGGAGCTCACACAATCAGCCATTTTTGCCACACAGAACAGTGTGACGACTCTCCAGATGACCACCTCCTCTCCTGTTCAACAGCCAGGCACGCTGTTTCAGACTACCGTCAGCGAAAGCATGAATCAGCCCAGCCAGCCTCAACAACCTGGCCTCTTCCTGTTTGGGATGCAGAATGGTAAGGACTTGATAACGGAGCTgcaagtccttttttttttttg is a window encoding:
- the nfat5b gene encoding nuclear factor of activated T-cells 5, which codes for MPSDFISPFSGDLDLESSTSLYSKESVYDLLRELQLPSFAQQNPEIMSQKSGGEAGPPPPTALASDPMCSSTSDQNHVQSGTAESEDARSSRAVPEVAGAGSRSGNNGGGGNSELGEARCATSQEAQPHHHMAPSKRHTVLSISPPPQDLLDDSHMSCQDEASLDSEQSSNIWMDESLSNFSAMSSITYNDNTEVPRKSRKRTPRQRPGPKSVSAGEDSLDMFDADSAKGPHFVLSQLSTDNKTGPKGSSDGPQSTNQKGGPLLMQYPQRSEGKDLKILVQPENQHRARYLTEGSRGSVKDRSQHGFPTVKLEGVTEPVVLQVFVGNDAGRVKPHGFYQACRVTGRNTTACKEVDIDGTTVIEVSLDPSTNMTLAVDCVGILKLRNADVEARIGVAGSKRRSTRARLVFRVNVPRPDGSALTLQTPSSPILCTQPAGLPEILKKSLHSCSVRGGEELFIIGKNFLKDTKVLFQENITDEKSWKAEAGIDMELFHQNHLIVKVPQYQNQAIASSVSVGIYVVTNAGRSHDIQAFTYTPDKAINDVSVKEEMPSPVKTCPFDEQIKDGSLIPPMAPLVKREDITPMEVTSNLHSSGVFKTGDLCPSQQNTDMTADHLNKAGPFSSKLPPPAGDRDKGQAPVFTSTETLSTIREQDIAVANSFSVHSNSLLQQGSQRFLLESSEGVGQERTSGVSGTVGRLCREPASQQQQLTLLPPDEVAQLEEAVRQLKAEGFCNVSLQSDNSMAKDQQQLIQHQQHLPKQQIQQQHQVLENFQQRLFQSQIQMQCGMFQDASQEKTAEQQSSAQGVLPDQGTLFQQAQQQQQQQAALFQQANDLLPIQSSFLQQTPSHPSPPIFHNATSLAETQDPQGGLFQKASQEQVQAALFQNTMTVLQSQDQRSSTPELFHPQTSLSSQLATGGSQQQQQQQQQLQQQQLAFLIPPQNAAPESQSVFQAQTQLSPIQQGSPMEQQQPSQSQPAHQASLFQNISPHPSPNTLSPGQQPQQAGLLFCNSPMSSPDQASSLMFSSQGQMPPLTSSSLVPQEPQNAALLFSPAAMVTVDQQDRSEPMAIGNPTNPQQRVIFQEQQPMQLDRDTRSHQEQPVGLFMTQSNMGALQGGLAAQELTQSAIFATQNSVTTLQMTTSSPVQQPGTLFQTTVSESMNQPSQPQQPGLFLFGMQNECSSMMNSPGNTVSDQIIAISQSGQRESEAHIQSLLTQSSSGSVQDGMAASQNMEKIDDLLVSLQETGSILTRSY